DNA from Diaphorobacter limosus:
CGGCTTCCCCAAGTGGTTCTGGCCGGTCGTGACGGCGCACGAACGAGTCGCCCTTGACGAGTTTCGAACCATCCTGAACAGCGCCGTCCTTGGGGCCGTGTCCGCTGATAAGGCCGAAACCCTCATTCGCCACTTGGACGAGGCGCCTGATGCGATTCGGCAAGGGCTGGCCCAAGAGGCATGGGCGTATGTGACGGGAAGTTCCAAGACTCAGGAGTACGCGACCGAAGCTGCACTGACTGTGGCGACCGCAATTGGGGGCTCGGTTGACCGCACAGCCTTCGAGAGGGAGGCTTGGGCGCGCATAACTGCAGCATTCGAGGTCGCGTTGCCCGAACTGGGGGAGGTCCCGGTGGCGATGGATGTTGACGAAGCTCGGGCGCAACAGGCGCTCGAAGGAGTCTTCAAGGAGCGCAGTCGCCTCAGAGCTAACGCGGTGGTGTGGGGCTCGTTCTGGCTTTGGCACTTCCCAGACTCGTTCGGCAGGGACTGGGAAGCTTGGCGCGCAAGCAACAAGCCAGCGTCCGAGGAGTTCATGTTTGACCTAGCGGCTAGCTTGGGGGAAGACCGAAAGGCTCGCCTTCGGGATGCCGCAGGGAACGGACCGCAGGGGCTGAAAACTCTGAAGACGCTTTACGAGTGGGTCCTTTCCGTGGTCCCCGAGACCGAAGACCGCACCCACGAGGACGGCCGCGTTTACAGCGTAGGCGCGCGAGACCAGGCGCAAGGCCTGAGAGACGCGCTGCTTCCGGCCATCGCGAGCGCGAAATCACAAGCCGCATACGAGACTCTTGAGGACCTCCGTGGGAAAACCGATGGGAATCGTGCGAAGTACATCCGCCAGCTTCAGTTCAACATGCGCGAAGACGAGGCGGCCACCCCTCCCTTAGCGCAGCAAAACTACGACAAGTTTGAGCATGACTTTGCGCCGCCGGTCACCGACTACGTTTCGTTTGCGCAAACAGTTCACAACGACCTGCTGGCCGTCAAGCGAAGCGTTGAGCAAGGCGAGTTCAGCCTTAGGAGGTTCTTCAA
Protein-coding regions in this window:
- a CDS encoding H-NS histone family protein, which codes for MYLDLGDGEALPALTEHEVRQAIRYAPFEINGFPKWFWPVVTAHERVALDEFRTILNSAVLGAVSADKAETLIRHLDEAPDAIRQGLAQEAWAYVTGSSKTQEYATEAALTVATAIGGSVDRTAFEREAWARITAAFEVALPELGEVPVAMDVDEARAQQALEGVFKERSRLRANAVVWGSFWLWHFPDSFGRDWEAWRASNKPASEEFMFDLAASLGEDRKARLRDAAGNGPQGLKTLKTLYEWVLSVVPETEDRTHEDGRVYSVGARDQAQGLRDALLPAIASAKSQAAYETLEDLRGKTDGNRAKYIRQLQFNMREDEAATPPLAQQNYDKFEHDFAPPVTDYVSFAQTVHNDLLAVKRSVEQGEFSLRRFFNSIPFEHVKTDTEGLALEEDFQALLGSELNHASVGRYGVSLEPILPDSTRRDVLCQIGDLRATVELKMSIRWTLEDYLVALEHQLKGQYMQSTNSKIGFFVVVLQKKRRWNMPSGGTVSFPGLLDILGTKARELQTADSGLFLRVVGIDATAKDDFRAVRAADKAKNVGAPKYDDGNGNTWVGRGPRPKWVKDALAAGRGLDEFLAAK